The Thermus brockianus genome window below encodes:
- the rpsB gene encoding 30S ribosomal protein S2, which produces MPVNISVKELLEAGVHFGHERKRWNPKFARYIYAERNGIHIIDLQKTMVELERTFRFLEDLAMRGGTVLFVGTKKQAQDIVRMEADRAGMPYVNQRWLGGMLTNFKTIAQRVNRLEELEALFASEAIQERPKKEQVRLKHELERLQKYLSGFRRLKRLPDAIFVVDPTKEAIAVREARKLFIPVIALADTDSDPELVDYIIPGNDDAIRSIQLILSRAADLIIAARGGVVEPSPSYALVEEAERQAQQAATEDFGGEDEVEA; this is translated from the coding sequence ATGCCTGTAAACATCAGCGTGAAGGAGCTTCTGGAAGCCGGGGTGCACTTCGGCCACGAGCGCAAGCGTTGGAACCCCAAGTTCGCCCGCTATATCTATGCGGAGCGCAACGGCATCCACATCATTGACCTGCAAAAGACCATGGTGGAGCTGGAGCGCACCTTCCGCTTCCTCGAGGACCTGGCCATGCGGGGCGGCACGGTGCTCTTTGTGGGCACCAAGAAGCAGGCCCAGGACATCGTGCGCATGGAGGCGGACCGGGCGGGAATGCCCTACGTGAACCAGCGCTGGCTGGGCGGGATGCTCACCAACTTCAAGACCATCGCCCAACGGGTGAACCGCCTGGAAGAGCTGGAGGCCCTCTTCGCCTCCGAGGCTATCCAGGAGCGCCCCAAGAAGGAGCAGGTGCGCCTGAAGCACGAGCTGGAAAGGTTGCAAAAGTACCTCTCGGGCTTCCGCCGCCTCAAGCGCCTGCCCGACGCCATCTTCGTGGTGGACCCCACCAAGGAAGCCATCGCCGTGCGGGAGGCCAGGAAGCTCTTCATCCCCGTCATCGCCCTGGCGGACACGGACTCCGACCCGGAGCTGGTGGACTACATCATCCCCGGCAATGACGATGCCATCCGCTCCATCCAGCTCATCCTCTCCCGGGCGGCGGACCTAATCATTGCGGCCCGGGGCGGGGTGGTGGAGCCCTCCCCCTCCTACGCCCTGGTGGAGGAGGCGGAGCGCCAGGCCCAACAAGCCGCCACGGAGGACTTCGGCGGCGAGGACGAGGTGGAAGCATGA
- the tsf gene encoding translation elongation factor Ts — MSQMELIKKLREATGAGMMDVKKALEDAGWNEEKAVQLLRERGAMKAAKKAEREAREGIIGHYIHHNQRVGVLVELNCETDFVARNELFQALAKDLAMHIAMMNPRYISAEEIPAEELEKERQIYIQAALNEGKPQQIAEKIAEGRLKKYLEEVVLLEQPFVKDDKVKVKELIQEAIAKTGENIVVRRFCRLELGA, encoded by the coding sequence ATGAGCCAGATGGAACTCATCAAGAAGCTACGCGAGGCCACGGGGGCCGGGATGATGGATGTCAAGAAGGCCCTCGAGGACGCCGGCTGGAACGAGGAAAAGGCGGTGCAGCTCCTCAGGGAGCGGGGGGCCATGAAGGCCGCCAAGAAGGCGGAACGGGAGGCCCGCGAAGGGATCATCGGCCACTACATCCACCACAACCAGCGGGTGGGCGTCCTGGTGGAGCTCAACTGCGAAACCGACTTCGTGGCCCGCAACGAGCTCTTCCAGGCCTTGGCCAAGGACCTGGCTATGCACATCGCCATGATGAACCCCCGCTACATCTCCGCCGAGGAGATCCCCGCCGAGGAGCTGGAGAAGGAGCGGCAGATCTACATCCAGGCTGCCCTCAACGAGGGCAAACCCCAGCAGATCGCCGAGAAGATCGCCGAAGGCCGCCTGAAAAAGTACCTGGAGGAGGTGGTCCTCCTGGAGCAGCCCTTCGTCAAGGACGACAAGGTCAAGGTCAAGGAGCTCATCCAAGAGGCCATCGCCAAGACCGGGGAGAACATCGTGGTGCGGCGTTTCTGCCGCTTGGAACTGGGGGCGTAA
- the pyrH gene encoding UMP kinase produces the protein MKYKRVLLKLSGEFLTSNGFGIEPEATKALAREIKAAYETGVQLAIVIGAGNLWRGARQGVGMDRATADYIGMLATIMNALALQDALEALGIPTRVQTALTITQVAEPYIRRRALRHLEKERIVIFGGGTGNPFFSTDTAAALRALEVGAEVVLMAKNKVDGVYSDDPRKNPNAVRFDELTYLEVLNRGLQVMDTTAITLCMEAGLPIVVFDIFKPGALVGIIQGEKVGTLIHA, from the coding sequence ATGAAGTACAAGCGGGTCCTCCTCAAGCTTTCCGGCGAGTTCTTAACGTCCAACGGCTTCGGCATAGAGCCCGAGGCCACCAAGGCCCTGGCCCGGGAGATCAAGGCCGCCTACGAAACCGGGGTGCAGCTCGCCATCGTCATCGGGGCGGGGAACCTCTGGCGCGGGGCGCGCCAGGGGGTGGGGATGGACCGGGCCACCGCCGACTACATCGGCATGCTGGCCACCATCATGAACGCCCTGGCCCTCCAGGACGCCCTGGAGGCCTTGGGCATCCCCACCCGGGTCCAGACCGCCCTCACCATCACCCAGGTGGCAGAGCCCTACATCCGCCGCCGCGCCCTAAGGCACCTGGAGAAGGAGCGCATCGTCATCTTCGGGGGCGGCACGGGCAACCCCTTCTTCTCCACCGACACCGCCGCCGCCTTGAGGGCTTTGGAAGTGGGGGCCGAGGTGGTCCTCATGGCCAAGAACAAGGTGGACGGGGTCTACTCCGATGACCCAAGGAAGAACCCGAACGCCGTGCGCTTTGACGAGCTCACCTACCTGGAGGTGCTCAACCGCGGCCTCCAGGTGATGGACACCACCGCCATCACCCTGTGCATGGAGGCGGGGCTTCCCATCGTGGTCTTTGACATCTTCAAGCCGGGAGCCCTGGTGGGTATTATCCAAGGGGAAAAGGTGGGCACCCTGATCCACGCCTAG
- the frr gene encoding ribosome recycling factor, whose product MTLKELYAETRSHMQKSLEALEHNLAGLRSGRANPALLLHLKVEYYGTHVPLNQIATVTAPDARTLVVQSWDQNALKAIEKAIRDSDLGLNPANKGDALYINIPPLTEERRKELVKAARHYAEEGRIAIRNIRREALEKLKKLAKDLHLSEDDTKRAEAEIQKITDEFIAKADELLEKKEQEILG is encoded by the coding sequence ATGACCCTGAAGGAGCTCTACGCGGAAACCCGAAGCCACATGCAAAAGAGCCTCGAGGCCCTGGAGCACAACCTGGCGGGCCTGCGCTCGGGGCGGGCCAACCCCGCCTTGCTCCTCCACCTCAAGGTGGAGTACTACGGCACCCACGTCCCCCTCAACCAGATCGCCACCGTCACCGCCCCCGATGCCCGGACCCTGGTGGTCCAGTCCTGGGACCAAAACGCCCTAAAGGCCATTGAAAAGGCCATCCGCGACTCCGACCTGGGCCTGAACCCCGCCAACAAGGGGGACGCCCTTTACATCAACATCCCTCCCCTCACGGAGGAAAGGCGCAAGGAGCTGGTCAAGGCGGCCCGCCACTACGCCGAGGAAGGCCGGATAGCCATCCGCAACATCCGCCGTGAGGCCCTGGAAAAGCTAAAGAAGCTCGCCAAGGACCTCCACCTCTCCGAGGACGACACCAAGCGGGCCGAGGCGGAAATCCAGAAGATCACGGACGAGTTCATCGCCAAGGCGGACGAGCTCTTGGAAAAGAAGGAGCAGGAGATCCTGGGCTAG
- a CDS encoding phosphatidate cytidylyltransferase: MTGREDLPTRVVSALVGAALLLLVLWAGVALILPTLVLVLLLGALELKEMLARRGIRLNLPLLLVGGVGVYLFSLPVLYWHFPQVPWREVALGLFLMASFSYELLKGADITRFVFTLFAFLYLPWSLGYVLLLRETPDGTLGLWTLSLPIVVSFATDIGAYFAGRAFGRRKLAPEISPGKTLEGSLGGILVSFLALVAYTGLVREVFPFGLLELWLFSLLLSLAAQLGDLAESMLKRFAGVKDSGRFLPGHGGLLDRIDSLLFTFPLTYFLVVLFT, from the coding sequence ATGACGGGACGCGAGGACCTCCCCACCCGGGTGGTCTCCGCCCTGGTGGGGGCGGCCCTTCTCCTCCTCGTCCTCTGGGCCGGGGTAGCCCTTATCCTGCCCACCTTGGTCCTGGTCCTCCTCTTGGGGGCGCTGGAGCTCAAGGAGATGCTGGCCCGGCGGGGCATCCGCCTGAACCTCCCCCTTCTCCTGGTGGGGGGCGTGGGGGTCTACCTCTTCTCCTTGCCCGTCCTGTACTGGCACTTCCCCCAGGTGCCCTGGCGGGAGGTGGCCTTGGGGCTTTTCCTCATGGCGAGCTTCAGCTACGAGCTCCTCAAGGGGGCGGACATCACCCGCTTCGTCTTCACCCTCTTCGCCTTCCTGTACCTGCCCTGGAGCTTAGGCTACGTCCTCCTTCTGCGGGAAACCCCCGACGGCACCCTGGGGCTTTGGACCCTGAGCCTGCCCATCGTGGTCAGCTTTGCCACGGACATCGGGGCCTACTTTGCCGGCCGGGCCTTTGGCCGCCGGAAGCTCGCCCCCGAGATCAGTCCTGGGAAAACCCTCGAGGGCTCCCTTGGGGGCATCTTGGTGAGCTTTCTAGCCCTGGTTGCCTACACGGGCCTGGTGCGGGAAGTCTTTCCCTTCGGCCTTTTGGAGTTATGGCTCTTTAGCCTCCTCCTCTCCTTGGCGGCGCAACTCGGTGACCTGGCGGAGTCCATGCTCAAACGCTTCGCCGGGGTCAAGGACTCCGGGCGCTTCCTGCCGGGGCACGGGGGGCTTTTGGACCGCATAGACAGCCTCCTCTTCACCTTCCCCCTCACCTACTTTTTGGTGGTGCTCTTCACATGA
- the dxr gene encoding 1-deoxy-D-xylulose-5-phosphate reductoisomerase, which yields MKRVVVLGSTGSIGRQALEVCRWRGYRVVGLAAGKNLEILSQQIAEWKPLLVAADESLHPELRARFPGLKLGTPEEVAALEAEVAVAAIPGLGGLAPTRVAAQTGKRIALANKEAMVAAGPLLWQEVEASGAEILPVDSEHSALFQALLGERREEVAELILTASGGPFLKAPEDLSQVTPEMALNHPRWRMGPKVTVDSATLFNKGLEVLEAKELFRFPLERIKVLIHPQAYVHGLVRFVDGNLKAELGPTDMRLFIQYALTYPERAETPLKDLPLPGVLEFLEPDLNRFPALEVAYEAGKRGGVAQVAVSAADEVAVEAFLAGRIPFTRIPEILARVLEATPSLPLTWENLFAVDAWAREEAKRWA from the coding sequence ATGAAACGGGTGGTCGTTCTGGGTTCCACAGGCTCCATCGGGAGGCAGGCCCTGGAGGTCTGCCGCTGGCGGGGCTATAGGGTGGTGGGCCTCGCCGCCGGGAAAAACCTGGAAATCCTCTCCCAGCAGATCGCCGAGTGGAAGCCCCTCCTCGTGGCGGCCGACGAAAGCCTCCACCCCGAGCTTAGGGCGCGCTTTCCCGGCCTAAAGCTCGGCACCCCCGAGGAGGTGGCCGCCCTGGAGGCGGAGGTGGCGGTGGCGGCCATCCCGGGCCTCGGCGGCCTCGCCCCCACCCGGGTGGCGGCCCAGACGGGCAAGCGCATCGCCCTCGCCAACAAGGAGGCCATGGTGGCGGCGGGCCCCCTCCTTTGGCAGGAGGTGGAGGCCTCTGGGGCGGAGATCCTCCCCGTGGACTCCGAGCACTCGGCCCTCTTCCAAGCCCTCCTTGGGGAAAGGCGGGAGGAGGTGGCCGAGCTCATCCTCACCGCCAGCGGAGGGCCTTTCTTAAAAGCCCCCGAGGACCTCTCCCAGGTGACCCCCGAGATGGCCCTGAACCACCCCCGTTGGCGGATGGGCCCCAAGGTTACCGTGGACTCGGCCACCCTTTTTAACAAGGGCCTCGAGGTCCTGGAGGCCAAGGAGCTCTTCCGCTTCCCCCTGGAGAGGATCAAGGTCCTCATCCACCCCCAGGCCTACGTTCACGGCCTGGTGCGCTTCGTGGACGGGAACCTTAAAGCCGAACTGGGCCCCACGGACATGCGGCTTTTCATCCAGTACGCCCTCACCTACCCCGAGCGGGCGGAAACCCCCCTAAAGGACCTTCCCCTCCCCGGGGTCCTAGAGTTCTTGGAGCCCGACCTGAACCGCTTCCCCGCCCTGGAGGTGGCCTACGAGGCGGGCAAGCGGGGCGGGGTGGCCCAGGTGGCGGTTTCCGCCGCCGACGAGGTGGCGGTAGAGGCCTTCCTGGCGGGCCGTATCCCCTTCACCCGCATCCCGGAGATCCTCGCCCGGGTCCTGGAAGCCACCCCCTCCCTTCCCCTAACATGGGAGAACCTCTTCGCCGTGGACGCCTGGGCCCGGGAAGAGGCCAAGAGGTGGGCATGA
- a CDS encoding M50 family metallopeptidase, translating into MSLLWFLLIIGVSVFVHELGHYLAARLQGVRVKAFSVGFGPILLRRQAFGTEWRLSAIPLGGYADIEGLLPEERGRGYDALPFLGKLLVLVAGVVMNVLLAWGLLGYLFSAQGVPEATGRAVVLEVVPGSLAERTGLKPQDVLLAVDGLPFQRPQDIEKVKTPGPHTLTVLRQGEEVQLTLTWEPGMERLGLVYQPEVTYRKVGFGEGLALAASRTLAFGPEMVRALVGGLLGVLSGNPNSGVVGPVGIVAETGRAAQEGLFRLVELAAAINLSLALFNLLPIPALDGGRILLLALARLFRIRPEQEAVVHYLGFLFLILLVLLVTFQDLRRLLGG; encoded by the coding sequence ATGAGCCTTCTTTGGTTTCTCCTCATCATCGGCGTGAGCGTTTTCGTGCACGAGCTTGGGCATTACCTGGCGGCGAGGCTCCAGGGGGTACGGGTCAAGGCCTTCAGCGTGGGCTTCGGCCCCATCCTCCTGCGGCGGCAGGCCTTCGGCACCGAGTGGCGGCTTTCCGCCATCCCCTTGGGCGGCTACGCCGACATTGAAGGCCTCCTCCCCGAGGAGCGGGGCAGGGGCTACGACGCCCTCCCCTTCCTCGGGAAGCTCCTCGTCCTGGTGGCCGGGGTGGTGATGAACGTGCTCCTGGCCTGGGGGCTTCTCGGCTACCTCTTCAGCGCCCAAGGGGTGCCCGAGGCCACGGGCCGGGCGGTGGTCCTGGAGGTGGTGCCGGGGAGCCTGGCGGAAAGGACGGGGCTAAAGCCGCAGGACGTCCTCCTCGCCGTGGACGGCCTTCCCTTCCAAAGGCCCCAGGACATTGAAAAGGTCAAGACCCCAGGCCCCCACACCCTCACCGTGCTCCGCCAAGGGGAAGAGGTCCAGCTCACCCTCACCTGGGAGCCGGGGATGGAGCGGCTTGGGCTCGTCTACCAGCCGGAGGTGACCTACCGCAAGGTGGGCTTTGGGGAGGGGCTTGCCCTGGCGGCCAGCCGCACCCTGGCCTTCGGCCCCGAGATGGTGCGGGCCCTGGTGGGAGGGCTCCTCGGGGTCCTTTCGGGCAACCCCAATAGCGGGGTCGTGGGACCGGTGGGCATCGTGGCGGAAACGGGGCGGGCGGCCCAGGAGGGGCTCTTCCGCCTGGTGGAGCTGGCGGCGGCCATCAACCTCTCCCTGGCCCTCTTCAACCTCCTCCCCATCCCCGCCCTGGACGGGGGGCGGATCCTCCTCCTCGCCCTCGCCCGCCTCTTCCGCATCCGCCCCGAGCAGGAGGCGGTGGTCCACTACCTAGGCTTCCTCTTCCTCATCCTCCTCGTCCTCCTGGTCACCTTCCAGGACCTGAGGCGGCTTCTGGGGGGCTGA
- a CDS encoding glycosyltransferase family 2 protein codes for MEATVLIPAFNEEATIARVVRVAREAGFPVVVADDGSKDGTAQRAEEAGAEVVRLPENRGKGGAIAEGLKRVMTPHVVLLDADLLGLKPEHLHALLNPVRAKEAEMAVGVFQGGRLSTDLAMRLTPFLSGQRALATQALREVPGLERARYDLELLLTRHAKAQGWRVRYLPLPGVSQVMKEEKRGLLPGFLHRMRMYREILRYYLRAHLG; via the coding sequence ATGGAGGCCACGGTCCTCATCCCCGCCTTCAACGAGGAGGCCACCATCGCCCGGGTGGTGCGGGTGGCCCGGGAGGCGGGCTTTCCCGTGGTGGTGGCGGACGACGGCTCCAAGGACGGCACGGCCCAAAGGGCCGAGGAGGCGGGGGCGGAGGTGGTGCGCCTCCCCGAGAACCGGGGCAAGGGCGGGGCCATCGCCGAGGGGCTCAAGCGGGTGATGACCCCCCACGTGGTCCTCCTGGACGCCGACCTCCTTGGGCTTAAGCCCGAGCACCTCCATGCCCTCCTAAACCCTGTGCGCGCAAAGGAGGCGGAGATGGCCGTGGGGGTCTTCCAGGGGGGGCGGCTTTCCACGGACCTGGCCATGCGCCTCACCCCCTTCCTCTCGGGGCAGCGGGCCCTGGCCACCCAAGCGCTTCGGGAGGTGCCGGGCCTGGAAAGGGCCCGCTACGACCTGGAACTCCTCCTCACCCGCCACGCCAAGGCCCAGGGCTGGCGGGTGCGCTACCTGCCCCTTCCCGGGGTGAGCCAGGTGATGAAGGAGGAAAAGCGGGGCCTCCTGCCGGGGTTTCTCCACCGGATGCGCATGTACCGCGAGATCCTCCGCTACTACCTCAGGGCGCACCTGGGGTGA
- the proC gene encoding pyrroline-5-carboxylate reductase has protein sequence MRLAFLGLGKMGRSILKGALERGFLRPEEVGVVGRTRERTEELARAFGIRPLSLKDLAQAERVLLAVQPRDFPHLAPEIAFPQVGYVSIMAGVSTAVLARRLDSRRVVRAMPNLAAVIGESSTALTALREAREAGDLDFARALFSTVGDVYEIPEHLFDPFTAMSASAPAYLAVVAEALADAGVKMGMPRGLALRLAAEALAATGELLKTRHPAQLKDEVASPGGTTIHGLHALEARALRAAFYEAVEAATRRGHELGEAE, from the coding sequence ATGAGGCTTGCCTTCTTGGGCCTGGGAAAGATGGGCCGGAGCATCCTGAAAGGGGCCCTGGAGCGGGGGTTTCTGCGCCCCGAGGAGGTGGGGGTGGTGGGGCGCACCCGGGAGCGCACGGAAGAGCTGGCGCGCGCCTTTGGCATCAGGCCCCTGAGCCTCAAGGACCTGGCCCAGGCGGAGCGGGTCCTCCTGGCGGTGCAGCCCAGGGACTTTCCCCACCTGGCCCCGGAGATCGCCTTCCCCCAGGTGGGCTATGTTTCCATCATGGCGGGGGTGTCCACCGCGGTCCTCGCCCGCAGGCTGGACTCGAGGCGGGTGGTGCGGGCCATGCCCAACCTGGCGGCGGTGATCGGGGAAAGCTCCACCGCCCTCACGGCCCTGCGCGAGGCCCGGGAGGCGGGGGACCTGGACTTCGCCCGCGCCCTCTTCTCCACCGTGGGGGATGTGTACGAGATCCCCGAGCACCTCTTTGACCCCTTCACCGCCATGTCCGCTTCCGCCCCCGCCTATTTGGCGGTGGTGGCGGAAGCCTTGGCGGACGCCGGGGTGAAGATGGGGATGCCGAGGGGCCTCGCCCTGCGCCTGGCGGCGGAGGCCTTGGCGGCCACGGGGGAACTCCTCAAGACCCGCCACCCCGCACAGCTCAAGGACGAGGTGGCAAGCCCCGGGGGCACCACCATCCACGGCCTTCACGCCCTGGAGGCCCGCGCCCTCCGCGCCGCCTTCTACGAGGCGGTGGAGGCGGCCACCCGGCGGGGGCACGAGCTGGGGGAGGCGGAGTAG
- a CDS encoding RsmB/NOP family class I SAM-dependent RNA methyltransferase encodes MRASDPRALALALLLEVEGGWGAQQLLDRALDRVAWPERDKAYVTHLVYGALRRLRLLDHLLAPHLPRPEKLPPLVRWALRLGALEWLLGKPDHARVSPWVEAVKGRYPRLAGLVNAVLRRLAPREAPECVRLSLPDWLCERWRGFFGSLDFAEGFNEPAPLFVTALRKVEGLRPGPVPHSFVFEGPKTDFSALGLQPQNPASLFAAQLLEAQRGEKVLDLCGGAGLKAFYWASQGAEVVSYDLNPKRQEAGRRTAEKLGLKVAYRTQDLTLPIPERAKKVLLDAPCTGTGTFRAHPERRYRLAPEDPARMAELQRRLLETAASATEEGGVLVYAVCSLTEEEGEGVARSFLAGHPEFRPEPIACPLPVLREGLGVYVAPEGGLDGFYYLRLRKVDSRA; translated from the coding sequence TTGAGGGCCTCAGACCCTAGGGCCCTAGCCCTCGCCCTTCTCCTCGAGGTGGAGGGGGGGTGGGGGGCCCAGCAACTTTTGGACCGGGCCCTGGACCGGGTGGCCTGGCCGGAAAGGGACAAGGCCTACGTGACCCACCTGGTCTATGGGGCCCTTAGGCGCCTTAGGCTTTTGGACCACCTTCTCGCCCCCCATCTGCCGCGGCCGGAAAAGCTCCCTCCCCTAGTGCGCTGGGCTTTGCGCCTAGGGGCTTTGGAGTGGCTCTTGGGCAAGCCGGACCACGCCCGGGTGAGCCCTTGGGTGGAGGCGGTGAAGGGGCGCTACCCCCGGCTCGCCGGCCTCGTGAACGCCGTTTTGCGCCGCTTGGCGCCCAGGGAGGCCCCGGAATGCGTGCGCCTCTCCCTCCCCGACTGGCTTTGCGAAAGGTGGCGGGGCTTTTTCGGAAGCCTGGACTTCGCCGAGGGGTTCAACGAGCCCGCTCCCCTCTTCGTCACCGCCTTGCGCAAGGTGGAAGGGTTAAGGCCCGGCCCCGTTCCCCATAGCTTTGTCTTTGAGGGTCCCAAAACCGACTTTTCGGCGTTAGGCCTCCAGCCGCAAAACCCCGCCTCCCTCTTCGCCGCCCAGCTTTTGGAGGCGCAGAGGGGGGAGAAGGTCCTGGACCTCTGCGGCGGGGCGGGGCTGAAGGCCTTCTATTGGGCGAGCCAGGGGGCGGAGGTGGTTTCCTACGACCTCAACCCCAAGCGGCAGGAGGCGGGCAGGCGCACGGCGGAGAAGCTCGGCCTAAAGGTGGCCTACCGCACCCAGGACCTCACCCTTCCCATCCCCGAGCGGGCGAAGAAGGTGCTTTTGGACGCCCCTTGCACCGGCACGGGCACCTTCCGCGCCCACCCCGAACGCCGCTACCGCCTCGCCCCGGAGGACCCGGCCCGCATGGCCGAGCTCCAGCGAAGGCTTTTGGAAACCGCCGCCTCCGCCACGGAGGAGGGAGGGGTGCTGGTCTACGCGGTCTGCTCCTTGACGGAGGAGGAGGGGGAAGGGGTGGCGCGGTCCTTTTTGGCGGGGCACCCCGAGTTCCGCCCCGAGCCCATTGCCTGTCCTTTGCCGGTGCTTCGGGAAGGCCTTGGCGTGTACGTGGCCCCGGAGGGGGGCCTGGACGGGTTTTATTACCTGCGCCTCCGGAAGGTAGACTCTAGGGCATGA
- a CDS encoding stage V sporulation protein S, protein METLRVSSKSRPNSVAGAIAALLRTKGEVEVQAIGPQAVNQAVKAIAIARGYIAPDNLDLVVKPAFVKLDLENEERTALKFSIKAHPLES, encoded by the coding sequence GTGGAAACGTTGCGCGTCTCTTCCAAGTCCCGCCCCAACTCCGTGGCCGGTGCCATTGCGGCGCTGTTGCGCACCAAAGGCGAGGTGGAGGTGCAGGCCATCGGGCCCCAGGCGGTGAACCAGGCGGTGAAGGCCATCGCCATCGCCCGGGGTTATATCGCCCCCGATAACCTTGACCTGGTGGTCAAGCCCGCCTTCGTCAAGCTGGACCTGGAGAACGAGGAGCGGACCGCCCTGAAGTTCAGCATCAAGGCCCATCCCCTGGAGTCTTGA
- a CDS encoding type II toxin-antitoxin system RatA family toxin yields the protein MPEVHVERFILAPPEKVYALAKDLEGLKPFLKDVQTLRLLHQEKNRTRTEWVGVAMGKKVRWIEEEEWDDAHLRNRFWSPEGDFDRYEGTWEFIPEGEGTRVVLNISYELTIPIFGPLLRRLIHKLMQENAQSVLQGLEDRVLVS from the coding sequence ATGCCTGAGGTACACGTTGAGCGTTTCATCCTGGCGCCTCCTGAGAAAGTGTATGCTTTAGCCAAGGACCTGGAGGGTCTAAAACCTTTCTTGAAAGATGTGCAAACACTTCGCCTTCTTCACCAGGAGAAGAACCGGACTCGTACGGAATGGGTGGGCGTGGCGATGGGCAAGAAGGTCCGGTGGATAGAGGAGGAGGAGTGGGATGACGCCCATTTACGCAACCGGTTTTGGTCACCCGAGGGCGATTTCGATCGCTATGAAGGGACCTGGGAGTTTATTCCCGAGGGGGAGGGTACGAGGGTTGTGTTAAATATAAGCTACGAGTTGACCATCCCTATTTTTGGTCCCCTCTTACGCCGGTTGATCCACAAGCTGATGCAGGAAAATGCCCAATCCGTACTCCAAGGACTGGAGGATCGCGTATTGGTTAGCTAG
- a CDS encoding regulatory protein RecX has product MGESEALAYALKLLARRGLSRWRLREKLLGRFPEGEVEAALARLEALGYLDDRAFAESFVAARRKFGPAKLRYLLRAQGVAEEVVAEVLGGMGEEEVLQAALKALRRYPRRHDQAKAVRFLQGRGFPLSVALEAYRLVKKEERR; this is encoded by the coding sequence GTGGGGGAGTCGGAAGCCTTGGCCTATGCCCTCAAGCTCTTGGCCCGCCGGGGCCTGAGCCGGTGGCGGCTTCGGGAAAAGCTCCTCGGGCGCTTTCCCGAGGGGGAGGTGGAGGCGGCCTTGGCCCGGTTGGAGGCGTTGGGCTACCTGGATGACCGGGCCTTTGCGGAAAGCTTCGTGGCTGCCCGGCGTAAGTTTGGCCCCGCCAAGCTCCGCTATCTGCTCCGGGCCCAGGGGGTGGCGGAGGAGGTGGTGGCGGAGGTGCTTGGGGGAATGGGGGAGGAGGAGGTCTTGCAGGCGGCCTTGAAGGCGCTTCGCCGCTACCCCCGCCGCCACGACCAGGCCAAGGCGGTGCGCTTCTTGCAGGGCAGGGGTTTTCCCCTCTCTGTGGCCCTCGAGGCCTACCGGCTTGTCAAAAAGGAGGAAAGGCGGTAA
- a CDS encoding metallophosphoesterase gives MRVYAIADPHLSRVHPKPMTVFGPAWQGHPEAFFRGWREVVGEGDLVLVPGDISWAMRLGEAIPDLLDLAALPGQKVLLKGNHDYWWPSISRLRAVLPPGMYALQNDALVLEGVAVAGTRGWQYPPPSPEDERIFAREVERLRLSLKDLDGKTYRHLVVAFHFPPFGPGGEATPLLELAALAKPDAIVYGHLHGADPAKLPSAYRGIPLHLVSADALAFRPKKILEV, from the coding sequence ATGCGGGTCTACGCCATCGCCGACCCCCATCTCTCCCGCGTCCACCCCAAGCCCATGACCGTCTTCGGTCCCGCTTGGCAGGGGCACCCGGAGGCCTTTTTCCGGGGCTGGCGCGAGGTGGTGGGGGAAGGGGACCTGGTCCTCGTCCCCGGGGACATCTCCTGGGCCATGCGCCTCGGCGAGGCCATTCCCGACCTCCTGGACCTCGCCGCCCTTCCAGGCCAGAAGGTGCTCCTCAAGGGCAACCACGACTACTGGTGGCCCTCCATCAGCCGCCTAAGGGCCGTATTGCCTCCCGGGATGTACGCCCTGCAAAACGATGCCTTGGTCCTGGAGGGAGTGGCGGTGGCCGGAACCCGGGGCTGGCAGTACCCACCCCCAAGCCCGGAGGACGAACGGATCTTCGCCCGGGAAGTGGAAAGGCTTAGGCTTTCCCTAAAGGACCTGGACGGGAAGACCTACCGGCACCTGGTGGTGGCCTTCCACTTTCCCCCTTTCGGCCCTGGGGGGGAGGCCACGCCGCTTTTGGAGCTAGCCGCCCTGGCCAAACCGGACGCCATCGTCTACGGCCACCTCCACGGGGCGGACCCGGCGAAACTTCCCTCAGCATACCGGGGCATTCCCCTCCACTTGGTTTCGGCCGATGCCCTAGCGTTTCGCCCCAAGAAAATCTTGGAGGTCTAG